One window of the Eucalyptus grandis isolate ANBG69807.140 chromosome 6, ASM1654582v1, whole genome shotgun sequence genome contains the following:
- the LOC104452396 gene encoding kynurenine--oxoglutarate transaminase 1 isoform X1, translating into MKEKLSAVAETFSPSPIQQLSHLAQRCNAINLAEGFPDFPAPPLLKSAAVSAINSDFNQYRHVQGICDRLARIVKDTHGLEVDPLTDIAICCGQTEAFAAAFFSVIDPGDEVILFDPSYETNDARISMAGGVPVFLGLDPPHWTLDNEKFLRSFTSRTKAVVLNSPHNPTGKVFSKDELEVIATACCTNDCLVVIDEDYELRRDFLARILAEVGLHIRFKAQGSLCIFAS; encoded by the exons ATGAAGGAGAAGCTATCGGCGGTCGCGGAGACATTCTCGCCGTCGCCGATTCAGCAGCTGTCTCACCTCGCTCAGCGCTGCAACGCCATCAACCTCGCCGAGGGCTTCCCCGACTTCCCCGCGCCTCCCCTCCTCAAGAGTGCCGCTGTCTCCGCCATCAACTCCGACTTCAACCAGTACAG GCACGTGCAAGGTATTTGCGACCGTCTGGCCAGGATAGTGAAGGATACGCACGGTCTTGAAGTCGACCCACTCACTGATATCGCCATTTGCTGCGGTCAAACCGAGGCTTTTGCTGCTGCCTTCTTTTCCG TAATCGACCCAGGTGATGAAGTTATACTGTTTGATCCTTCCTATGAGACAAACGATGCTCGCATCTCCATGGCTGGGGGAGTGCCA GTTTTTTTGGGCCTTGACCCGCCTCATTGGACTTTGGACAATGAAAAATTCTTGAGGTCCTTCACCAGCAGAACTAAAGCTGTGGTATTAAACAG TCCCCATAATCCAACTGGAAAAGTCTTCAGCAAGGATGAGCTTGAAGTAATTGCTACAGCTTGCTGCACAAATGATTGCCTGGTTGTCATAGACGAA GATTATGAGCTACGAAGAGATTTCCTAGCTAGAATTCTGGCTGAAGTTGGTTTGCACATTCGGTTTAAGGCCCAGGGTTCACTCTGTATATTTGCTTCCTGA
- the LOC104452396 gene encoding methionine aminotransferase isoform X4 has translation MKEKLSAVAETFSPSPIQQLSHLAQRCNAINLAEGFPDFPAPPLLKSAAVSAINSDFNQYRHVQGICDRLARIVKDTHGLEVDPLTDIAICCGQTEAFAAAFFSVIDPGDEVILFDPSYETNDARISMAGGVPVFLGLDPPHWTLDNEKFLRSFTSRTKAVVLNRIMSYEEIS, from the exons ATGAAGGAGAAGCTATCGGCGGTCGCGGAGACATTCTCGCCGTCGCCGATTCAGCAGCTGTCTCACCTCGCTCAGCGCTGCAACGCCATCAACCTCGCCGAGGGCTTCCCCGACTTCCCCGCGCCTCCCCTCCTCAAGAGTGCCGCTGTCTCCGCCATCAACTCCGACTTCAACCAGTACAG GCACGTGCAAGGTATTTGCGACCGTCTGGCCAGGATAGTGAAGGATACGCACGGTCTTGAAGTCGACCCACTCACTGATATCGCCATTTGCTGCGGTCAAACCGAGGCTTTTGCTGCTGCCTTCTTTTCCG TAATCGACCCAGGTGATGAAGTTATACTGTTTGATCCTTCCTATGAGACAAACGATGCTCGCATCTCCATGGCTGGGGGAGTGCCA GTTTTTTTGGGCCTTGACCCGCCTCATTGGACTTTGGACAATGAAAAATTCTTGAGGTCCTTCACCAGCAGAACTAAAGCTGTGGTATTAAACAG GATTATGAGCTACGAAGAGATTTCCTAG
- the LOC104452396 gene encoding methionine aminotransferase isoform X3: MKEKLSAVAETFSPSPIQQLSHLAQRCNAINLAEGFPDFPAPPLLKSAAVSAINSDFNQYRHVQGICDRLARIVKDTHGLEVDPLTDIAICCGQTEAFAAAFFSVIDPGDEVILFDPSYETNDARISMAGGVPVFLGLDPPHWTLDNEKFLRSFTSRTKAVVLNRLEDWMGNCLPCHRIGHKEHTYQNHRFSSSTFPGGCIDRS; the protein is encoded by the exons ATGAAGGAGAAGCTATCGGCGGTCGCGGAGACATTCTCGCCGTCGCCGATTCAGCAGCTGTCTCACCTCGCTCAGCGCTGCAACGCCATCAACCTCGCCGAGGGCTTCCCCGACTTCCCCGCGCCTCCCCTCCTCAAGAGTGCCGCTGTCTCCGCCATCAACTCCGACTTCAACCAGTACAG GCACGTGCAAGGTATTTGCGACCGTCTGGCCAGGATAGTGAAGGATACGCACGGTCTTGAAGTCGACCCACTCACTGATATCGCCATTTGCTGCGGTCAAACCGAGGCTTTTGCTGCTGCCTTCTTTTCCG TAATCGACCCAGGTGATGAAGTTATACTGTTTGATCCTTCCTATGAGACAAACGATGCTCGCATCTCCATGGCTGGGGGAGTGCCA GTTTTTTTGGGCCTTGACCCGCCTCATTGGACTTTGGACAATGAAAAATTCTTGAGGTCCTTCACCAGCAGAACTAAAGCTGTGGTATTAAACAG GCTGGAGGATTGGATGGGCAATTGCCTCCCCTGCCATCGCATCGGCCATAAAGAACATACATATCAGAATCACAGATTCAGCTCCAGCACCTTTCCGGGGGGCTGCATTGACCGCTCTTGA
- the LOC104452396 gene encoding kynurenine--oxoglutarate transaminase 1 isoform X2: protein MKEKLSAVAETFSPSPIQQLSHLAQRCNAINLAEGFPDFPAPPLLKSAAVSAINSDFNQYRHVQGICDRLARIVKDTHGLEVDPLTDIAICCGQTEAFAAAFFSVIDPGDEVILFDPSYETNDARISMAGGVPVFLGLDPPHWTLDNEKFLRSFTSRTKAVVLNSPHNPTGKVFSKDELEVIATACCTNDCLVVIDEAGGLDGQLPPLPSHRP from the exons ATGAAGGAGAAGCTATCGGCGGTCGCGGAGACATTCTCGCCGTCGCCGATTCAGCAGCTGTCTCACCTCGCTCAGCGCTGCAACGCCATCAACCTCGCCGAGGGCTTCCCCGACTTCCCCGCGCCTCCCCTCCTCAAGAGTGCCGCTGTCTCCGCCATCAACTCCGACTTCAACCAGTACAG GCACGTGCAAGGTATTTGCGACCGTCTGGCCAGGATAGTGAAGGATACGCACGGTCTTGAAGTCGACCCACTCACTGATATCGCCATTTGCTGCGGTCAAACCGAGGCTTTTGCTGCTGCCTTCTTTTCCG TAATCGACCCAGGTGATGAAGTTATACTGTTTGATCCTTCCTATGAGACAAACGATGCTCGCATCTCCATGGCTGGGGGAGTGCCA GTTTTTTTGGGCCTTGACCCGCCTCATTGGACTTTGGACAATGAAAAATTCTTGAGGTCCTTCACCAGCAGAACTAAAGCTGTGGTATTAAACAG TCCCCATAATCCAACTGGAAAAGTCTTCAGCAAGGATGAGCTTGAAGTAATTGCTACAGCTTGCTGCACAAATGATTGCCTGGTTGTCATAGACGAA GCTGGAGGATTGGATGGGCAATTGCCTCCCCTGCCATCGCATCGGCCATAA